A genomic segment from Hallerella porci encodes:
- the larB gene encoding nickel pincer cofactor biosynthesis protein LarB, with protein MGFAKLDISRGKRTGTDEAIYCPGKTCEQLLLILKKFHEDGCSVIGTRCSKEQFEFVQERGMAAHYNETSRIISYRADLRKAPTLPGKIAVCCAGTADLPIAEEAAQTAEFFGASVSRHFDVGIAGLHRLLSKIEEIRTANVVIAIAGMEGALASVISGLTDAPVIAVPTSVGYGASFNGIAPLLSMLNSCAEGMSVVNIDNGFGAALSACRILRCANKLVQQK; from the coding sequence ATTGGATTTGCAAAACTCGATATTTCTCGCGGAAAGCGCACCGGCACCGACGAGGCGATTTATTGCCCGGGGAAAACTTGCGAGCAGCTTCTTTTGATTTTAAAGAAGTTCCACGAAGATGGATGTTCTGTGATTGGCACGCGTTGCAGTAAGGAGCAATTTGAATTTGTTCAAGAGCGCGGCATGGCTGCGCATTATAACGAAACTTCACGGATTATTTCTTACCGCGCGGATTTGCGCAAGGCTCCGACTTTGCCGGGAAAGATTGCGGTTTGTTGTGCGGGAACTGCGGACTTGCCCATTGCCGAAGAGGCGGCGCAAACGGCGGAATTTTTTGGAGCATCTGTTTCGCGTCATTTTGATGTAGGCATCGCTGGGCTTCACCGCTTACTTTCAAAGATTGAAGAGATTCGAACGGCGAATGTCGTGATTGCAATTGCCGGCATGGAAGGGGCACTTGCAAGCGTAATTTCTGGGCTTACCGATGCGCCTGTGATTGCGGTTCCTACATCGGTTGGTTATGGAGCTTCGTTCAACGGAATTGCGCCATTACTTTCCATGTTAAACTCTTGTGCCGAAGGCATGTCGGTGGTAAATATCGACAACGGTTTTGGCGCAGCCTTAAGCGCATGCCGCATTTTACGGTGTGCAAACAAACTTGTTCAACAAAAATAA